The region GTCGCCAACTCATCGTCCGAGACGCCCAACTCGGCGAGCTTGCGGGCGCTGACCAGCACCCGCGCCTCCAACGAGCCGACAGCCCGGTTGTACGCGGTCACGGCACCGGCCAGCGACGACCCGAGCTTGCCCACGTGGTCGCCCAGGGTGGAAAGCCGCCCGTACAGCTCGCGGGCCAGAGTGTGCACCGCGAGCGCGTTCCGGGCCAGCGCCTCCTGCCGCCACGAGTAGGCGACCGTGCGGAGCAGGGCGACGAGCGTGGCCGGCGTGGCCAGCACCACGTTGCGCGTGAAGGCGTGCTCCAGCAGCGTCGGATCACGCTGGAGCGCGACGTCGAGGAACGGGTCGGCGGGGACGAACAGCACCACGAACTCCGGTGAGCTGTCGAACGCCGACCAGTACGATTTCGCGGCCAGGGCGTCGACGTGCCCACGCAGGTGCCGGGCGTGCGCGTCGAGGTGGGTGTCCCGGCCGCGCTCGTCGCGCGACTCCATGGCCGTCAGGTAGGCGTCGAACGGCGCCTTGGCGTCCACCACCACCGATCGTCCGCCGTGCAGCCGGACCACCAGGTCCGGCCGGACGACCTGCTGGTCGGTGGCGGCGGTGACCTGTTCGGCGAAGTCGCAGTGCTCAAGCATCCCGGCTGCCTCGACGATCCGGCGCAGCTGGTGCTCGCCCCAGCGGCCCCGCACCTGCGGTGCCCGCAGCGCCGCCACCAACTGCTTGGTCTCGGTGCGCAGCTCACCGGAGACCGTGCTCATCGAGCGGACCTGCTCGCGCAGCTCGGCGTACGCGTCGACCCGGTCGTGCTCCAGCTCGGCCACCCGTTGCTCGTAGCGGCGCAGGGTGTCGTGCAACGGGGCGACCGCCCGGGCCACCGCCTCCTGGGACTGCGCGGTGGCCTCGTAGCTGAGGGCCCGCATGGACTGCTCCAACCGGCCTTCGCCCTCGCGGGTGGCGGCCAGGGTGGCATCGAGGCGGGCGATGTCGGCCGCCGACCGGGAACGCGCGGCGAGCCAGCCCACCGCCCCGCCGGCACCGAGGCACACGATCACCAGGAGCAGCGTCGAGACGTCCATCACCGGAGCTTGCCAGACGGATGCGACGTGACCTCCGGGGTACGTTCGATGGCATGGAACTTGTGCTCTGCCTCGCGGTCGTGCTGGTCGGCGCGGTGGGCGCCGCAGCGCTCATCCGCGCCCAGGCCGGTGCCCGCCGCCGCACCGAGCTCGGCGACGCGCGCGCCGAGGCGCAACGGTGGTACGAGCGGCTCGGCGGTCAGCTGATCAACCTGCACGGCGACGACCCGGCGGTACGCCAGGCGCTTGCCGATGCCGGCGAGCGCTACAACGCGGCCGGCTCGCAGCTGGAGCAGGCGCGTACGCCGCACCAGTTCGGTCTGGCTCGGGAGACCGCGCTTGAAGGGTTGGCGTACATCCGGGCGGCACGTACCGCGTTGGGCATTGACCCGGGCCCCGAGGTGCCGGCCCTGGCCGCCGCCCGCGGCGTGGGGCAGCTCACCAAGGAGCGCGAGGTCGACGTGCAGGGGCAGACCTTCCGGGCCGGACCGCAGCCCGGCCGGGAAACGCCCTACTACTACCCCGGTGGGCGCTACCAGGGCCGGCCGGTGCCGGCCGGCTGGTATTCGACGCCCTGGTGGAAGACGGCGCTGGGCGCCGGTGCCGGCGTGCTCGGCGGCATCCTGATCGCCGACGCGCTGTTCTCACCGGCCTTCGCCGACCCCGGGTACGGCTACGACGCCGGCTACCAGGAGGGCTTCGGCGACGGGTTCGACCAGGGTGGCGACCAGGACTTCGGCGCTGGTGACCAGGGTGGCGGCGACTTCGGCGGCGGCGACTTCGGAGGCGGTGACTACGCCGGCGGTGACTTCGGCGGGTTCGGTGGCGGCGACTTCGGTGGCGGAGATTTCTGACTCCGCCCAGCCCGTCGATCATGGAGTTGTGGTGGCCGATTCACCCCTGTAGGCGGCTTTTGCGGGGCACCACAACTCCATGATCGACCGGCTCGACCGGCCGGACCGGGCCGGGCCGGCCGGGCCGGGCAGCTGATCAGCCGGTGTTGCGCATTCCGGCGGCGATGCCGTTCACCGTGGTGAGCAGCGCCCGCTCCAGGGCGGTGCCGTCACTCGGTGCGCGTCGACCGCCCGGGGCGGTGGCCACCGCTCGTCCGGCGGCACCGGACTCCCGGTACTGCCGCAGCAACGCCACCTGGAGGTGGTGCAACGGCTCCAGGTACGTGTCGCGAACGGCGAGGGTGCGCTGGAGCACCGGTGAGTTCTCCAGCAGAGCGGGCGAGGCGGTGACCGCCAGCAGCTCCCGCTTGGTGAGCTCGTACTCCTGCTCGATCTGCTCGAAGATCGGGTGCAGCTTCTTCGGCACCAGGGTCTCCACGTACCGACGGGCGATGTTCAGGTCGGTCTTGGTCACCATCATCTCGACGTTCGACAGGAACGTGCGGAAGAAGTGCCAGTTGCGGTGCATCTCGGCCAGCACGTCGGCCAGGCCGGCCTCGCGGGCGGCGGCCAGCCCGGAGCCGACACCGAACCAGCCCGGCACGATCTGTCGGGTCTGCGTCCAGCCGAACACCCACGGGATCGCCCGCAGACCGGACAGGCCCGCGCCGGTGTTCGGGCGCTTCGCCGGTCGGGAGCCGATGTTCAGCGCGCCGAGCAACTCGGTGGGGGTGGACGCCCAGAAGTACGCCGGCAGGTCCGGGTCCTCGACGAGCGACCGGTAGGAGCGGAACGCGGACTCGGAGACCACGTCCATCGTCGCGTCCCAGCGCTCCAACATCTCGGCCGGCTGCCGGGGTGCGGTGTGCAGCAGGGTCGCCTGCAGCACCGCTGCGAGCGTGAGCTCCAGATTCTCCCGGGCCAGGGACGGCAGGGTGTACTTGTCGGAGATCACCTCG is a window of Micromonospora sp. WMMD961 DNA encoding:
- a CDS encoding DNA recombination protein RmuC, which produces MDVSTLLLVIVCLGAGGAVGWLAARSRSAADIARLDATLAATREGEGRLEQSMRALSYEATAQSQEAVARAVAPLHDTLRRYEQRVAELEHDRVDAYAELREQVRSMSTVSGELRTETKQLVAALRAPQVRGRWGEHQLRRIVEAAGMLEHCDFAEQVTAATDQQVVRPDLVVRLHGGRSVVVDAKAPFDAYLTAMESRDERGRDTHLDAHARHLRGHVDALAAKSYWSAFDSSPEFVVLFVPADPFLDVALQRDPTLLEHAFTRNVVLATPATLVALLRTVAYSWRQEALARNALAVHTLARELYGRLSTLGDHVGKLGSSLAGAVTAYNRAVGSLEARVLVSARKLAELGVSDDELATPGQVELTPRQPQAPELVDPADEVPTR